A genomic window from Neoarius graeffei isolate fNeoGra1 chromosome 5, fNeoGra1.pri, whole genome shotgun sequence includes:
- the si:dkey-79d12.4 gene encoding uncharacterized protein si:dkey-79d12.4 isoform X3 — protein MIKGWINSNMTGPDYKPTPCTYFRKPKHLHLQPDAVPTEFLHNKSKDDNRQQERLAKRNQPKLCSAVAMEIASKEMARALGPEPQQDENTVQEQNECKVTWSVPKTEEDVLGGSIDDGCCICGGRFAFNHVIKHGDEMCCHLCQMKFSHIDSLTLHLKNGHPGNYRTFCKSCTVYMRRHLPKVWSVETDKSTETPKEEILDEEVEEVIIEEDEVEVKYVKEEEEEEEVVGIVGRTEEAEENRITETPEDKTIINTSLHDQSYFSGETSRETTNNVVMYTSSENVLVFVNKTDNNRISPIDSYTEHDQQGTPVDNQMVCSVIHDHTYFSTQSLANQAPNTCSSVYKTSRDVTHSSTDHVHVFNNKADTRMSLKDPESTESIQEQTWTHELVYRSLLDHNYVLRQNLADCTVLSKQVPCRSGTHEAIKEKLLKKQNHRGNVGMTLSSSAAMLESSQLKDNIKVEKDLHEFEPIQQEDGGEYEESIRRSRYDDHDPLCIGDLVSTSQDDMNSDTLSCTSTDYEYFSEDDHPSESWSACRKQDSENTNQKSLNSVDSNPSTSSGKDLQICPCCGLSKVPNPEKSTKRCTCAQSFPCALSGSVHSTEQMRLNHQAKNHPSTKYVCVRCLQLFPNQNVFMQHICSKSSGISGESLTPCKSSKKAEPPVVMILNVVPSPTAESSTQSISSQRVSIMNTVQNLGTGSDSISRSLPNSPSISANQEVTATKLSGYAQEKNAPCLVLNGHQGQVMTLVSTAAQKQIGQMKVLRSSQAKVVTQTPSSSSISTQLQLSSQGQQQMAPTSLVTPTEHGQMQTLTPLQPKVVTHTPPGNAELTTSITFPQQHPPFGVHLPKGIVWGPVLPQVLIPSQTGQLPESNIPFLDICRSSPSSQIIPSSQGPLQIVAMFVNQSKEMALQKRMLQSWRSKAVFPCRQCGAVSRQFSLGVRHRYQHRGPRIHRCQCGRTFQQRMHLLRHQVQHAEATRYVCAACGQMFCGTQQLACHRPFFRIAQSNRKKQANKQCRNIFQCYCGHSFMRPAALLWHMLKNSKAHKPCLKGFRRT, from the coding sequence TGCAAAGTGACCTGGAGTGTACCAAAGACGGAGGAGGATGTTTTGGGAGGATCCATTGATGATGGATGCTGCATATGTGGGGGACGCTTTGCTTTTAACCACGTTATTAAGCACGGCGATGAAATGTGTTGCCACTTGTGCCAGATGAAATTCTCCCATATCGACTCGCTGACCTTGCACCTGAAAAATGGACATCCTGGCAATTATCGTACGTTCTGTAAAAGCTGCACCGTGTACATGAGGCGACATCTACCAAAGGTGTGGAGTGTAGAAACTGACAAGAGCACAGAGACTCCAAAAGAGGAAATTCTGGATGAGGAGGTGGAGGAGGTCATAATTGAGGAGGATGAGGTGGAAGTAAAGTATgtgaaagaagaggaggaggaggaggaggtggtgggGATTGTTGGAAGGACGGAGGAAGCAGAAGAAAACCGCATTACAGAGACTCCAGAGGATAAAACGATAATCAATACAAGCTTGCATGATCAGAGCTATTTCTCTGGAGAAACTAGCAGGGAGACGACAAATAATGTTGTCatgtacaccagcagtgaaaatgTGCTCGTTTTTGTTAATAAAACGGACAACAACCGAATATCCCCGATAGACTCATATACTGAACATGACCAGCAGGGGACGCCAGTGGATAATCAAATGGTGTGCAGCGTCATCCATGATCACACATACTTTTCCACTCAAAGCCTTGCAAACCAAGCTCCTAACACATGCAGTTCCGTTTACAAAACTTCACGTGACGTGACACACTCCAGCACTGATCACGTACACGTGTTTAATAATAAAGCCGACACTAGGATGTCCCTTAAGGACCCAGAAAGCACTGAAAGTATCCAGGAGCAGACGTGGACGCATGAACTGGTGTACAGGAGCTTGCTCGATCATAATTACGTCTTGAGACAAAACCTTGCAGATTGCACTGTTCTCTCAAAACAAGTACCTTGCAGGTCGGGTACGCACGAAGCGATCAAAGAAAAATTGctgaaaaaacaaaaccacagaGGTAATGTCGGTATGACTCTGAGCTCCAGCGCAGCTATGTTGGAATCCTCCCAGCTGAAGGATAACATTAAGGTGGAAAAAGACCTTCATGAGTTTGAACCTATTCAGCAGGAGGATGGAGGAGAATATGAGGAAAGTATTCGGAGAAGTCGCTACGACGACCATGACCCTTTATGCATAGGTGACTTGGTATCCACATCTCAAGATGATATGAACTCAGATACGCTGTCTTGCACATCCACAGACTACGAATACTTTTCGGAGGACGATCATCCAAGCGAAAGTTGGAGCGCTTGTCGGAAACAAGACTCTGAAAACACTAACCAGAAATCACTTAACTCTGTGGATTCAAATCCTTCAACCAGTTCAGGGAAAGACCTCCAGATCTGCCCTTGTTGTGGCCTGAGCAAAGTTCCCAACCCAGAAAAGTCTACCAAGCGATGCACGTGTGCCCAATCTTTTCCGTGTGCTCTCTCTGGAAGTGTGCATAGCACTGAACAAATGCGACTGAACCATCAAGCAAAGAACCACCCTTCGAccaaatatgtgtgtgtgaggtgcCTGCAGCTGTTTCCCAACCAGAATGTTTTCATGCAGCACATTTGTAGCAAGTCCAGTGGGATCAGTGGAGAGTCATTAACCCCATGTAAGAGCTCAAAGAAAGCAGAACCACCAGTGGTCATGATTCTGAATGTTGTGCCCTCACCGACTGCAGAGTCTTCGACGCAAAGCATCAGCAGTCAGAGAGTCAGCATTATGAATACAGTTCAGAATCTTGGGACTGGATCAGATTCCATATCACGTTCGTTACCCAATAGTCCATCCATCTCTGCCAACCAAGAGGTCACGGCCACGAAGTTGTCAGGTTATGCTCAGGAAAAGAATGCACCATGTCTAGTATTAAATGGACACCAAGGACAAGTGATGACTCTAGTTTCTACAGCTGCACAGAAACAAATTGGACAGATGAAGGTTTTAAGGTCTTCACAGGCCAAAGTGGTGACTCAGACTCCTTCTTCATCTTCTATTTCTACCCAGCTCCAACTTTCATCCCAAGGCCAACAACAAATGGCACCTACTTCTCTAGTTACTCCGACAGAACATGGACAGATGCAGACGTTAACTCCATTGCAGCCCAAAGTGGTGACCCACACTCCTCCAGGCAACGCAGAGCTGACAACAAGCATCACCTTTCCTCAGCAGCACCCACCATTCGGAGTTCACTTACCCAAGGGGATCGTTTGGGGTCCCGTTCTACCCCAAGTCTTGATCCCATCCCAAACAGGCCAACTACCTGAATCCAATATTCCATTCCTGGACATCTGTAGGTCTTCTCCATCTTCCCAGATCATTCCTTCATCCCAGGGACCTTTACAAATAGTGGCTATGTTTGTGAACCAGAGCAAGGAAATGGCCCTGCAGAAGCGCATGCTCCAGAGCTGGCGCTCCAAAGCCGTTTTCCCATGCCGCCAGTGCGGCGCTGTGTCACGCCAGTTCTCACTGGGTGTGCGCCATCGCTACCAGCACCGTGGGCCACGCATCCACAGATGCCAGTGTGGTCGAACCTTCCAGCAGCGCATGCACTTGCTGCGCCATCAGGTTCAGCATGCTGAGGCCACGCGCTACGTCTGTGCTGCCTGCGGCCAGATGTTCTGTGGTACGCAGCAACTGGCCTGCCATAGGCCCTTCTTTAGGATCGCACAATCAAATAGGAAAAAACAAGCAAATAAACAGTGCAGGAACATTTTTCAGTGCTATTGCGGCCATTCCTTTATGAGACCCGCTGCCTTATTGTGGCACATGTTAAAAAACTCAAAAGCCCACAAGCCGTGCTTAAAAGGTTTCAGACGGACTTGA
- the si:dkey-79d12.4 gene encoding uncharacterized protein si:dkey-79d12.4 isoform X6 encodes MYVFQLCSAVAMEIASKEMARALGPEPQQDENTVQEQNECKVTWSVPKTEEDVLGGSIDDGCCICGGRFAFNHVIKHGDEMCCHLCQMKFSHIDSLTLHLKNGHPGNYRTFCKSCTVYMRRHLPKVWSVETDKSTETPKEEILDEEVEEVIIEEDEVEVKYVKEEEEEEEVVGIVGRTEEAEENRITETPEDKTIINTSLHDQSYFSGETSRETTNNVVMYTSSENVLVFVNKTDNNRISPIDSYTEHDQQGTPVDNQMVCSVIHDHTYFSTQSLANQAPNTCSSVYKTSRDVTHSSTDHVHVFNNKADTRMSLKDPESTESIQEQTWTHELVYRSLLDHNYVLRQNLADCTVLSKQVPCRSGTHEAIKEKLLKKQNHRGNVGMTLSSSAAMLESSQLKDNIKVEKDLHEFEPIQQEDGGEYEESIRRSRYDDHDPLCIGDLVSTSQDDMNSDTLSCTSTDYEYFSEDDHPSESWSACRKQDSENTNQKSLNSVDSNPSTSSGKDLQICPCCGLSKVPNPEKSTKRCTCAQSFPCALSGSVHSTEQMRLNHQAKNHPSTKYVCVRCLQLFPNQNVFMQHICSKSSGISGESLTPCKSSKKAEPPVVMILNVVPSPTAESSTQSISSQRVSIMNTVQNLGTGSDSISRSLPNSPSISANQEVTATKLSGYAQEKNAPCLVLNGHQGQVMTLVSTAAQKQIGQMKVLRSSQAKVVTQTPSSSSISTQLQLSSQGQQQMAPTSLVTPTEHGQMQTLTPLQPKVVTHTPPGNAELTTSITFPQQHPPFGVHLPKGIVWGPVLPQVLIPSQTGQLPESNIPFLDICRSSPSSQIIPSSQGPLQIVAMFVNQSKEMALQKRMLQSWRSKAVFPCRQCGAVSRQFSLGVRHRYQHRGPRIHRCQCGRTFQQRMHLLRHQVQHAEATRYVCAACGQMFCGTQQLACHRPFFRIAQSNRKKQANKQCRNIFQCYCGHSFMRPAALLWHMLKNSKAHKPCLKGFRRT; translated from the coding sequence TGCAAAGTGACCTGGAGTGTACCAAAGACGGAGGAGGATGTTTTGGGAGGATCCATTGATGATGGATGCTGCATATGTGGGGGACGCTTTGCTTTTAACCACGTTATTAAGCACGGCGATGAAATGTGTTGCCACTTGTGCCAGATGAAATTCTCCCATATCGACTCGCTGACCTTGCACCTGAAAAATGGACATCCTGGCAATTATCGTACGTTCTGTAAAAGCTGCACCGTGTACATGAGGCGACATCTACCAAAGGTGTGGAGTGTAGAAACTGACAAGAGCACAGAGACTCCAAAAGAGGAAATTCTGGATGAGGAGGTGGAGGAGGTCATAATTGAGGAGGATGAGGTGGAAGTAAAGTATgtgaaagaagaggaggaggaggaggaggtggtgggGATTGTTGGAAGGACGGAGGAAGCAGAAGAAAACCGCATTACAGAGACTCCAGAGGATAAAACGATAATCAATACAAGCTTGCATGATCAGAGCTATTTCTCTGGAGAAACTAGCAGGGAGACGACAAATAATGTTGTCatgtacaccagcagtgaaaatgTGCTCGTTTTTGTTAATAAAACGGACAACAACCGAATATCCCCGATAGACTCATATACTGAACATGACCAGCAGGGGACGCCAGTGGATAATCAAATGGTGTGCAGCGTCATCCATGATCACACATACTTTTCCACTCAAAGCCTTGCAAACCAAGCTCCTAACACATGCAGTTCCGTTTACAAAACTTCACGTGACGTGACACACTCCAGCACTGATCACGTACACGTGTTTAATAATAAAGCCGACACTAGGATGTCCCTTAAGGACCCAGAAAGCACTGAAAGTATCCAGGAGCAGACGTGGACGCATGAACTGGTGTACAGGAGCTTGCTCGATCATAATTACGTCTTGAGACAAAACCTTGCAGATTGCACTGTTCTCTCAAAACAAGTACCTTGCAGGTCGGGTACGCACGAAGCGATCAAAGAAAAATTGctgaaaaaacaaaaccacagaGGTAATGTCGGTATGACTCTGAGCTCCAGCGCAGCTATGTTGGAATCCTCCCAGCTGAAGGATAACATTAAGGTGGAAAAAGACCTTCATGAGTTTGAACCTATTCAGCAGGAGGATGGAGGAGAATATGAGGAAAGTATTCGGAGAAGTCGCTACGACGACCATGACCCTTTATGCATAGGTGACTTGGTATCCACATCTCAAGATGATATGAACTCAGATACGCTGTCTTGCACATCCACAGACTACGAATACTTTTCGGAGGACGATCATCCAAGCGAAAGTTGGAGCGCTTGTCGGAAACAAGACTCTGAAAACACTAACCAGAAATCACTTAACTCTGTGGATTCAAATCCTTCAACCAGTTCAGGGAAAGACCTCCAGATCTGCCCTTGTTGTGGCCTGAGCAAAGTTCCCAACCCAGAAAAGTCTACCAAGCGATGCACGTGTGCCCAATCTTTTCCGTGTGCTCTCTCTGGAAGTGTGCATAGCACTGAACAAATGCGACTGAACCATCAAGCAAAGAACCACCCTTCGAccaaatatgtgtgtgtgaggtgcCTGCAGCTGTTTCCCAACCAGAATGTTTTCATGCAGCACATTTGTAGCAAGTCCAGTGGGATCAGTGGAGAGTCATTAACCCCATGTAAGAGCTCAAAGAAAGCAGAACCACCAGTGGTCATGATTCTGAATGTTGTGCCCTCACCGACTGCAGAGTCTTCGACGCAAAGCATCAGCAGTCAGAGAGTCAGCATTATGAATACAGTTCAGAATCTTGGGACTGGATCAGATTCCATATCACGTTCGTTACCCAATAGTCCATCCATCTCTGCCAACCAAGAGGTCACGGCCACGAAGTTGTCAGGTTATGCTCAGGAAAAGAATGCACCATGTCTAGTATTAAATGGACACCAAGGACAAGTGATGACTCTAGTTTCTACAGCTGCACAGAAACAAATTGGACAGATGAAGGTTTTAAGGTCTTCACAGGCCAAAGTGGTGACTCAGACTCCTTCTTCATCTTCTATTTCTACCCAGCTCCAACTTTCATCCCAAGGCCAACAACAAATGGCACCTACTTCTCTAGTTACTCCGACAGAACATGGACAGATGCAGACGTTAACTCCATTGCAGCCCAAAGTGGTGACCCACACTCCTCCAGGCAACGCAGAGCTGACAACAAGCATCACCTTTCCTCAGCAGCACCCACCATTCGGAGTTCACTTACCCAAGGGGATCGTTTGGGGTCCCGTTCTACCCCAAGTCTTGATCCCATCCCAAACAGGCCAACTACCTGAATCCAATATTCCATTCCTGGACATCTGTAGGTCTTCTCCATCTTCCCAGATCATTCCTTCATCCCAGGGACCTTTACAAATAGTGGCTATGTTTGTGAACCAGAGCAAGGAAATGGCCCTGCAGAAGCGCATGCTCCAGAGCTGGCGCTCCAAAGCCGTTTTCCCATGCCGCCAGTGCGGCGCTGTGTCACGCCAGTTCTCACTGGGTGTGCGCCATCGCTACCAGCACCGTGGGCCACGCATCCACAGATGCCAGTGTGGTCGAACCTTCCAGCAGCGCATGCACTTGCTGCGCCATCAGGTTCAGCATGCTGAGGCCACGCGCTACGTCTGTGCTGCCTGCGGCCAGATGTTCTGTGGTACGCAGCAACTGGCCTGCCATAGGCCCTTCTTTAGGATCGCACAATCAAATAGGAAAAAACAAGCAAATAAACAGTGCAGGAACATTTTTCAGTGCTATTGCGGCCATTCCTTTATGAGACCCGCTGCCTTATTGTGGCACATGTTAAAAAACTCAAAAGCCCACAAGCCGTGCTTAAAAGGTTTCAGACGGACTTGA
- the si:dkey-79d12.4 gene encoding uncharacterized protein si:dkey-79d12.4 isoform X7 produces MEIASKEMARALGPEPQQDENTVQEQNECKVTWSVPKTEEDVLGGSIDDGCCICGGRFAFNHVIKHGDEMCCHLCQMKFSHIDSLTLHLKNGHPGNYRTFCKSCTVYMRRHLPKVWSVETDKSTETPKEEILDEEVEEVIIEEDEVEVKYVKEEEEEEEVVGIVGRTEEAEENRITETPEDKTIINTSLHDQSYFSGETSRETTNNVVMYTSSENVLVFVNKTDNNRISPIDSYTEHDQQGTPVDNQMVCSVIHDHTYFSTQSLANQAPNTCSSVYKTSRDVTHSSTDHVHVFNNKADTRMSLKDPESTESIQEQTWTHELVYRSLLDHNYVLRQNLADCTVLSKQVPCRSGTHEAIKEKLLKKQNHRGNVGMTLSSSAAMLESSQLKDNIKVEKDLHEFEPIQQEDGGEYEESIRRSRYDDHDPLCIGDLVSTSQDDMNSDTLSCTSTDYEYFSEDDHPSESWSACRKQDSENTNQKSLNSVDSNPSTSSGKDLQICPCCGLSKVPNPEKSTKRCTCAQSFPCALSGSVHSTEQMRLNHQAKNHPSTKYVCVRCLQLFPNQNVFMQHICSKSSGISGESLTPCKSSKKAEPPVVMILNVVPSPTAESSTQSISSQRVSIMNTVQNLGTGSDSISRSLPNSPSISANQEVTATKLSGYAQEKNAPCLVLNGHQGQVMTLVSTAAQKQIGQMKVLRSSQAKVVTQTPSSSSISTQLQLSSQGQQQMAPTSLVTPTEHGQMQTLTPLQPKVVTHTPPGNAELTTSITFPQQHPPFGVHLPKGIVWGPVLPQVLIPSQTGQLPESNIPFLDICRSSPSSQIIPSSQGPLQIVAMFVNQSKEMALQKRMLQSWRSKAVFPCRQCGAVSRQFSLGVRHRYQHRGPRIHRCQCGRTFQQRMHLLRHQVQHAEATRYVCAACGQMFCGTQQLACHRPFFRIAQSNRKKQANKQCRNIFQCYCGHSFMRPAALLWHMLKNSKAHKPCLKGFRRT; encoded by the coding sequence TGCAAAGTGACCTGGAGTGTACCAAAGACGGAGGAGGATGTTTTGGGAGGATCCATTGATGATGGATGCTGCATATGTGGGGGACGCTTTGCTTTTAACCACGTTATTAAGCACGGCGATGAAATGTGTTGCCACTTGTGCCAGATGAAATTCTCCCATATCGACTCGCTGACCTTGCACCTGAAAAATGGACATCCTGGCAATTATCGTACGTTCTGTAAAAGCTGCACCGTGTACATGAGGCGACATCTACCAAAGGTGTGGAGTGTAGAAACTGACAAGAGCACAGAGACTCCAAAAGAGGAAATTCTGGATGAGGAGGTGGAGGAGGTCATAATTGAGGAGGATGAGGTGGAAGTAAAGTATgtgaaagaagaggaggaggaggaggaggtggtgggGATTGTTGGAAGGACGGAGGAAGCAGAAGAAAACCGCATTACAGAGACTCCAGAGGATAAAACGATAATCAATACAAGCTTGCATGATCAGAGCTATTTCTCTGGAGAAACTAGCAGGGAGACGACAAATAATGTTGTCatgtacaccagcagtgaaaatgTGCTCGTTTTTGTTAATAAAACGGACAACAACCGAATATCCCCGATAGACTCATATACTGAACATGACCAGCAGGGGACGCCAGTGGATAATCAAATGGTGTGCAGCGTCATCCATGATCACACATACTTTTCCACTCAAAGCCTTGCAAACCAAGCTCCTAACACATGCAGTTCCGTTTACAAAACTTCACGTGACGTGACACACTCCAGCACTGATCACGTACACGTGTTTAATAATAAAGCCGACACTAGGATGTCCCTTAAGGACCCAGAAAGCACTGAAAGTATCCAGGAGCAGACGTGGACGCATGAACTGGTGTACAGGAGCTTGCTCGATCATAATTACGTCTTGAGACAAAACCTTGCAGATTGCACTGTTCTCTCAAAACAAGTACCTTGCAGGTCGGGTACGCACGAAGCGATCAAAGAAAAATTGctgaaaaaacaaaaccacagaGGTAATGTCGGTATGACTCTGAGCTCCAGCGCAGCTATGTTGGAATCCTCCCAGCTGAAGGATAACATTAAGGTGGAAAAAGACCTTCATGAGTTTGAACCTATTCAGCAGGAGGATGGAGGAGAATATGAGGAAAGTATTCGGAGAAGTCGCTACGACGACCATGACCCTTTATGCATAGGTGACTTGGTATCCACATCTCAAGATGATATGAACTCAGATACGCTGTCTTGCACATCCACAGACTACGAATACTTTTCGGAGGACGATCATCCAAGCGAAAGTTGGAGCGCTTGTCGGAAACAAGACTCTGAAAACACTAACCAGAAATCACTTAACTCTGTGGATTCAAATCCTTCAACCAGTTCAGGGAAAGACCTCCAGATCTGCCCTTGTTGTGGCCTGAGCAAAGTTCCCAACCCAGAAAAGTCTACCAAGCGATGCACGTGTGCCCAATCTTTTCCGTGTGCTCTCTCTGGAAGTGTGCATAGCACTGAACAAATGCGACTGAACCATCAAGCAAAGAACCACCCTTCGAccaaatatgtgtgtgtgaggtgcCTGCAGCTGTTTCCCAACCAGAATGTTTTCATGCAGCACATTTGTAGCAAGTCCAGTGGGATCAGTGGAGAGTCATTAACCCCATGTAAGAGCTCAAAGAAAGCAGAACCACCAGTGGTCATGATTCTGAATGTTGTGCCCTCACCGACTGCAGAGTCTTCGACGCAAAGCATCAGCAGTCAGAGAGTCAGCATTATGAATACAGTTCAGAATCTTGGGACTGGATCAGATTCCATATCACGTTCGTTACCCAATAGTCCATCCATCTCTGCCAACCAAGAGGTCACGGCCACGAAGTTGTCAGGTTATGCTCAGGAAAAGAATGCACCATGTCTAGTATTAAATGGACACCAAGGACAAGTGATGACTCTAGTTTCTACAGCTGCACAGAAACAAATTGGACAGATGAAGGTTTTAAGGTCTTCACAGGCCAAAGTGGTGACTCAGACTCCTTCTTCATCTTCTATTTCTACCCAGCTCCAACTTTCATCCCAAGGCCAACAACAAATGGCACCTACTTCTCTAGTTACTCCGACAGAACATGGACAGATGCAGACGTTAACTCCATTGCAGCCCAAAGTGGTGACCCACACTCCTCCAGGCAACGCAGAGCTGACAACAAGCATCACCTTTCCTCAGCAGCACCCACCATTCGGAGTTCACTTACCCAAGGGGATCGTTTGGGGTCCCGTTCTACCCCAAGTCTTGATCCCATCCCAAACAGGCCAACTACCTGAATCCAATATTCCATTCCTGGACATCTGTAGGTCTTCTCCATCTTCCCAGATCATTCCTTCATCCCAGGGACCTTTACAAATAGTGGCTATGTTTGTGAACCAGAGCAAGGAAATGGCCCTGCAGAAGCGCATGCTCCAGAGCTGGCGCTCCAAAGCCGTTTTCCCATGCCGCCAGTGCGGCGCTGTGTCACGCCAGTTCTCACTGGGTGTGCGCCATCGCTACCAGCACCGTGGGCCACGCATCCACAGATGCCAGTGTGGTCGAACCTTCCAGCAGCGCATGCACTTGCTGCGCCATCAGGTTCAGCATGCTGAGGCCACGCGCTACGTCTGTGCTGCCTGCGGCCAGATGTTCTGTGGTACGCAGCAACTGGCCTGCCATAGGCCCTTCTTTAGGATCGCACAATCAAATAGGAAAAAACAAGCAAATAAACAGTGCAGGAACATTTTTCAGTGCTATTGCGGCCATTCCTTTATGAGACCCGCTGCCTTATTGTGGCACATGTTAAAAAACTCAAAAGCCCACAAGCCGTGCTTAAAAGGTTTCAGACGGACTTGA